The Agrobacterium cucumeris genome has a segment encoding these proteins:
- a CDS encoding TonB-dependent receptor plug domain-containing protein: protein MELKYRGRNNAATIIKAGLSAAMAGTALGFALPVYAQQASDGTTVLQQIVVTASGFEQNVKDAPASITVVTREDLEKGSYRDLTDALREVQGVSVTGIANEKDIFIRGLPGAYTLVLVDGKRQSTRDARTNGNSGFEQSFVPPVSAIERIEVVRGPMSSLYGSDAMGGVINIITRKVGDVWSGSVTTEGTVQQHSKFGNSGQVSWYANGPILKDQLGLQVWGRGFTRGEDSVLNGTTGAKEYDFNGRLTFTPNEDHDIYLDGGKTRLRRSAEPGDTLAATDANGTYNTNTRDHWSLSHTGRWGPTTSEFSFQQEWAERTNFTRNIRTGRVTENPRSPEVRNTVLDGKFTTPFELYGNHTLVTGGQYFEARLTDQNPGRRTNLDETFSATQWALFVEDEWRIVDNFALTGGLRLDNHEKYGNHFSPRLYGVWSATEELTIKGGISTGFRAPEIRQVAPGYAYTTGGGGCTYGPSGTCGVIIGDPNLEAEKSTSYEVAALWDNGDVALGATYFYTDFKDKISNALVLNPDGTPARWSEDRNYRLWYNYNIDDAVIQGVELTATWYATPELTLRGNYTYTHSEQKTGDYEGFPLARTPEHMANLRGDWVTPIDGLEAWASINYHGSEINAGPRIGTNGTPVTINGKAGRKYEAYTTLDIGAKYAVAENVDLNAAVYNVFDKDVGTDDFNTVMEGRRFWISMTAKF from the coding sequence GGTTCTCCAGCAGATCGTCGTCACTGCATCCGGCTTCGAGCAGAATGTGAAGGATGCGCCTGCCAGCATCACCGTTGTCACGCGCGAGGATCTGGAAAAGGGATCCTATCGCGATCTGACGGATGCTCTGCGTGAAGTGCAGGGTGTGTCTGTCACCGGCATCGCCAATGAAAAGGATATTTTCATTCGCGGATTGCCCGGCGCTTACACGCTGGTCCTCGTTGACGGCAAGCGGCAGAGCACCCGCGATGCCCGCACTAACGGTAATTCCGGTTTCGAACAGAGCTTCGTGCCGCCGGTTTCGGCGATTGAGCGCATCGAGGTCGTGCGTGGGCCGATGTCCTCGCTTTATGGTTCAGATGCGATGGGCGGCGTCATCAACATCATCACCCGTAAGGTTGGCGATGTCTGGTCCGGCTCCGTCACCACCGAGGGTACGGTTCAGCAGCATTCCAAATTCGGCAATAGCGGCCAGGTCTCCTGGTATGCCAATGGGCCGATCCTGAAAGACCAGCTGGGCCTGCAGGTCTGGGGCAGGGGCTTCACACGCGGCGAAGATAGCGTCCTCAACGGCACCACGGGCGCCAAGGAATATGACTTCAACGGCCGTCTGACGTTTACGCCGAATGAAGACCACGACATCTATCTCGACGGTGGCAAGACGCGGCTTCGCCGCAGCGCAGAGCCTGGCGACACGCTGGCGGCGACTGACGCCAACGGCACCTACAACACCAATACGCGCGACCATTGGTCCTTGTCGCATACCGGCCGCTGGGGGCCGACCACATCCGAATTCTCCTTCCAGCAGGAATGGGCGGAGCGCACCAATTTCACCCGAAATATCCGCACGGGACGTGTGACCGAAAATCCGCGCTCGCCGGAAGTGCGCAATACCGTTCTGGACGGCAAGTTCACCACGCCCTTCGAATTGTACGGAAACCACACGCTGGTGACGGGCGGCCAATATTTTGAGGCGCGTCTTACGGACCAGAACCCCGGACGCCGCACCAATCTCGACGAAACATTCTCGGCAACCCAATGGGCGCTTTTTGTCGAGGATGAGTGGCGCATTGTCGATAATTTCGCGCTGACCGGTGGTCTGCGTCTCGATAACCATGAAAAATACGGCAATCATTTCAGTCCGCGCCTTTATGGTGTCTGGAGTGCGACGGAGGAGCTGACCATCAAGGGCGGCATTTCCACCGGTTTCCGTGCGCCTGAAATCCGCCAGGTCGCGCCGGGCTATGCCTATACGACCGGCGGCGGTGGTTGCACCTATGGTCCGAGTGGCACTTGCGGCGTGATTATCGGCGATCCAAACCTGGAGGCGGAAAAGAGCACGAGCTACGAAGTGGCCGCACTCTGGGACAATGGCGATGTCGCTCTTGGCGCTACCTATTTCTACACCGATTTCAAGGACAAGATTTCCAACGCGCTGGTGCTCAATCCGGATGGAACGCCTGCCCGCTGGAGCGAGGACCGCAATTATCGCCTCTGGTATAACTACAATATCGACGATGCGGTGATTCAGGGTGTGGAGTTGACGGCAACCTGGTATGCGACGCCGGAACTGACGCTGCGCGGTAACTACACCTATACTCATTCCGAGCAGAAAACCGGTGATTATGAAGGTTTCCCGCTGGCGCGGACACCGGAGCATATGGCCAATCTGCGGGGTGACTGGGTGACACCGATCGATGGTCTAGAAGCCTGGGCCTCGATCAACTATCACGGATCGGAAATCAATGCCGGACCGCGTATCGGCACCAATGGTACGCCGGTGACGATCAATGGTAAGGCCGGGCGCAAATATGAGGCCTACACCACCCTCGATATCGGTGCGAAATATGCGGTTGCCGAAAATGTCGATCTTAACGCTGCGGTCTACAACGTCTTCGACAAGGATGTCGGCACTGATGATTTCAACACCGTCATGGAAGGCCGACGTTTCTGGATCAGCATGACGGCGAAGTTCTGA
- the soxR gene encoding redox-sensitive transcriptional activator SoxR: protein MESTVFKHSLTVGEVAHRSGVAVSTIHFYEAKGLIEGWRTAGNQRRYHRAVLRRIAIIRIAQRAGIQLSIIRDAMADLPQDRVATAADWRRFSQSWREMLQLRINNLVMLRDQLTGCIGCGCLSLDDCPLRNPNDVLADDGAGPRRLVPGE from the coding sequence ATGGAAAGTACCGTGTTCAAGCATAGCCTGACGGTGGGGGAGGTTGCCCATCGTAGCGGCGTTGCGGTTTCCACCATCCATTTTTACGAAGCAAAGGGCTTGATCGAGGGCTGGCGTACTGCCGGTAATCAGCGCCGTTATCATCGCGCCGTCCTTCGGCGTATAGCCATCATCCGAATCGCCCAGCGGGCCGGTATCCAGCTCAGCATCATCAGGGATGCGATGGCGGATTTGCCACAGGATCGGGTAGCGACGGCGGCGGACTGGCGACGGTTCTCACAGTCCTGGCGGGAGATGCTTCAGCTTCGCATCAACAATCTGGTGATGCTGCGCGACCAGCTTACCGGCTGCATCGGTTGCGGTTGCCTTTCTTTGGACGATTGTCCGCTACGCAATCCGAACGATGTCCTGGCCGATGACGGCGCAGGTCCGCGCCGTCTCGTACCCGGTGAATGA
- the amyA gene encoding alpha-amylase, with protein sequence MAGRTLLQFFHWYYPDGGKLWSEVAEKAESLAKMGITDIWLPPAYKGAAGGYSVGYDTYDLFDLGEFDQKGTVATKYGDRAALEHAGRTLKENGIRVIHDVVLNHKMGADEKEKVRVRRVNPEDRTDIDDEDFQALAYTKFTFPGRKGAHSKFIWDLKCFSGVDHIEEPTEDGIFRLVNEYGDGEWNEEVDQENGNFDYLMGADVEFRNRAVYEELKYWGRWLSEQVQVDGFRLDAAKHIPAWFFRDWVGHMRETVDPDLFVVAEYWHPDIDALKSYLELVDKQLMLFDVALHHRFHDAAKQGGDFDMRSIFDGSLVAAVPDHAVTLVDNHDTQPLQSLEAPVEPWFKPLAYAIILLREEGVPCVFYPDLFGTSYTDTGNDGNEHKIDIPAIECLPKLIEARSRFANGSQTDILDDPSCIAFIRHGTADAPGCVVVMSNGEPAEKQIDLGPDHAGTVWRDFLEHRDEKITLDDSGSGVFPTNGGSVSVWVSAEAE encoded by the coding sequence ATGGCCGGACGCACCTTGCTTCAATTCTTCCATTGGTATTATCCGGACGGAGGGAAATTATGGAGCGAGGTGGCCGAAAAGGCCGAAAGCCTTGCCAAAATGGGCATCACCGATATCTGGCTGCCACCGGCCTATAAAGGCGCTGCCGGTGGTTATTCGGTCGGGTACGATACCTACGATCTCTTTGACCTCGGTGAATTCGACCAGAAGGGCACCGTCGCAACCAAATACGGTGATCGCGCCGCCCTTGAACACGCCGGCCGGACGCTGAAGGAAAACGGTATCCGTGTCATCCATGATGTGGTTCTCAACCACAAGATGGGGGCGGATGAGAAAGAGAAAGTTCGGGTTCGCCGCGTCAATCCCGAAGACCGCACTGATATCGACGACGAGGATTTTCAGGCGCTCGCCTATACCAAATTCACTTTTCCCGGGCGAAAAGGCGCACATTCCAAGTTCATTTGGGATTTGAAATGCTTCAGCGGCGTGGACCACATCGAGGAGCCGACTGAAGACGGCATTTTTCGTCTCGTCAACGAATATGGCGATGGCGAGTGGAACGAAGAGGTCGATCAGGAAAACGGCAATTTCGACTATCTGATGGGCGCTGACGTCGAGTTCAGAAATCGGGCGGTTTACGAGGAGCTCAAATATTGGGGCCGATGGCTCTCCGAGCAGGTGCAGGTCGATGGCTTCCGTCTGGATGCCGCCAAACATATTCCAGCATGGTTCTTCCGCGACTGGGTCGGCCATATGCGTGAGACTGTCGATCCCGATCTTTTTGTCGTGGCGGAATATTGGCATCCCGATATCGACGCGCTGAAAAGCTATCTTGAACTGGTCGACAAGCAGTTGATGCTTTTTGACGTTGCCCTTCACCATCGCTTCCACGACGCAGCAAAACAGGGTGGCGATTTCGACATGCGCAGTATCTTCGACGGCTCGCTGGTAGCGGCCGTTCCCGACCATGCCGTCACGCTGGTCGACAATCATGACACGCAGCCGCTGCAATCACTGGAAGCGCCGGTGGAACCCTGGTTCAAACCGCTGGCCTATGCGATCATTCTGCTGCGTGAAGAGGGCGTTCCCTGCGTCTTTTATCCGGATTTGTTCGGCACGAGTTACACCGACACCGGCAATGACGGCAACGAGCACAAAATCGACATTCCAGCGATCGAATGCCTGCCGAAGCTCATTGAAGCGCGCAGCCGTTTCGCCAACGGTTCGCAGACGGACATTCTCGATGATCCAAGCTGCATAGCCTTTATTCGCCACGGCACTGCCGATGCCCCGGGCTGCGTTGTGGTGATGTCGAACGGCGAACCGGCGGAAAAGCAGATTGATCTCGGACCGGACCATGCAGGCACGGTCTGGCGGGACTTTCTGGAGCATCGAGACGAAAAAATCACCCTCGACGATAGCGGCAGCGGCGTCTTCCCCACCAATGGCGGCAGCGTCAGTGTATGGGTTTCAGCCGAAGCCGAGTGA